One Mugil cephalus isolate CIBA_MC_2020 chromosome 8, CIBA_Mcephalus_1.1, whole genome shotgun sequence genomic window carries:
- the LOC125011675 gene encoding arrestin domain-containing protein 3-like, with translation MTNNVKSFSVGYNPINKSNIFSSGDHISGQITLELTADSNIEALSIKLKGKAQVRWTEHYGRTTVTYQNKHKYFSFQQFIIQKNQGNNIVRAGCNVYPFTFQIPAEELPSSFKGSFGKIRYTLEAVLSRSMRMDSKTKAEFTLIHKQNPGNDPVLMTPQRNMVDKKTNLFSSGAVAMDVNIARTGFRQGEGIQVVASIQNKSSRDIKPKYSLYSKYSYFAKGKRKVQTKNILKEVGDAIPPSAGVTVTRIITIPPITCVSVLNCDILKAEYRLKVYLDVKYASDPEIKFPIVVLPAVESVDEEGNLQLPDVPSYGYGAFSDSDMLGGTSFPYNPAASGPPPPPPYGTYDLYPPLTGFDKKS, from the exons ATGACAAATAATGTTAAGAGCTTTTCAGTGGGATATAATCCCATAAACAAAAGCAATATTTTCAGCAGTGGTGATCATATCTCTGGACAGATAACGCTGGAACTGACAGCAGATTCCAACATAGAAGCGCTCAGCATAAAGCTGAAAGGCAAAGCACAAGTCAGATGGACTGAACATTATGGAAGGACAACTGTAACATACCAGAACAAACACAAGTACTTCAGTTTCCAGCAATTTATCATTCAGAAGAACCAGG gCAATAACATTGTGCGTGCAGGCTGCAATGTCTACCCATTCACCTTTCAGATCCCAGCAGA AGAGCTGCCATCCTCCTTCAAGGGCTCATTTGGAAAAATCAGGTACACACTGGAGGCAGTCCTGAGCAGGTCGATGAGAATGGACAGCAAAACCAAGGCAGAGTTCACCctcattcacaaacaaaacccgGGCAATGATCCAGTGCTTATG acaccacagcgCAATATGGTTGATAAGAAGACGAACCTCTTCTCTTCTGGAGCTGTAGCCATGGATGTAAATATCGCCCGAACAGGTTTCCGCCAAG GCGAAGGCATACAGGTCGTGGCCTCCATTCAAAACAAATCGTCACGTGATATCAAGCCCAAGTACTCCTTGTATAGCAAGTACAGCTATTTTgcaaaaggaaagaggaaagtccaaacaaaaaacatcctgaaagagGTGGGGGATGCCATCCCACCTTCTGCCGGTGTGACGGTCACCAGGATCATAACCATCCCTCCCATCACCTGCGTGTCTGTCTTAAACTGCGATATCCTCAAAGCAGAGTACAGGCTCAAG GTCTATTTGGATGTCAAGTACGCTTCAGATCCAGAGATCAAGTTCCCCATAGTCGTCCTGCCCGCTGTAGAGAGTGTTGATGAAGAGGGGAACCTACAGTTGCCTGATGTTCCTTCTTATGGATATGGGGCATTTTCAGACTCTGACATGCTCGGAGGGACCAGCTTTCCGTACAACCCAGCAGCATCtggccctcctcctccaccaccttaTGGGACATATGATCTGTACCCCCCCTTAACCGGTTTTGACAAAAAGTCTTAG